The window ATTGTGTTAGTGTTTGAAGTGAAATAGAGCTTATCTGTGAAGGGTTGGAGGGTTAGCATGTTTTATTTCAACAGGGACTTACTATGAGTAGGTCTAAGTGAAATTACACTACCTGAAAGGGAAAAGTCTCTTCATATTTAAGTGTGCTTAAATTTCTATTACTAATGAACTGCTGAAAACCTATACAGAGCTAATTAATATTGGTTAACTTAGTGAAGCTCTTTAAGTTTAGACAATAGGATAGATTCCTAGATTGAAATCTGTAAATAAAGGCAGTAGTGTTTGAAGTAATTTTGCAGTTTGTAGTAAATAGAAATCCATGTAGATTATCAGAGTTCCCAAACTACTGCATGATGTTAATTCATGTTCTTATGTGTACTGAAATACTTGTTCTTATTTTAAGAACCTGAtgttgtcagtgggcatacttCTGGTATTAAAAAGGCTTTATGGAGCAGTGATGATAAACAGATTCTTTCAGCTGATGATAAAACTGTCcggtaagaaaaaaaaaataacttctagTTTTCTAAGAAGCTCACTCTTATTTATTGTGTACAATTTCTGTCAGAAGATCATTATTTCCCTAGGAAATAGTAGCACAGGCTGTTTGATTCCAGATTAGCATATGGTGCATGTAATCCAGTTTTTTATGTTGTTGGAGATGTAATTTTTGGTAGTAATTCTGATTTGCACCATAAACAAGGTGAGGGCAGGGATATAAGGCAGAGAAGCCTCTCTGGAGACAGTGCACTCTTAATAGTCATAGCTGTCTTTCTCTACTGTGCTGTTAAGTTGAGAAAGCTTTTGTGGTTTTATAAGATAGATCATCCAGTTAAATGTAGGTGGGCTAAAGTCTAGACAGACTTGGCTGCTGGGGATATGAAATGACAAAGATCCTTCCTCAAACTATGCTGACCAAAAAAGACGGAAGATATGCCTTGCTGCTTCCACAGCTTTCTGGTTGATACAATCAGCATCATCTCATGCCTACTTGTCTCATTAGTCTTATATTTATGGCATAGAGTAATAGTGGCTTTCTGCTTTACGGAAGGACAGTGGATAGGGTGAAATCACAGTTGCAGTCTCCTTGTTTCTATTTTGCTTCcaattcttttcagttttctcattcGAGATAGGCAAGAGacttgtcttctttttttcttctgaattctaGAAATAGAAATACAGCATTCAGTTAACTTAAGTTTCTTATTTCattgaatcataaaatggtttggtttggaaggcaccattaagatcatctagttccaactcccttgctgtAGTCAGGGATACCTCCCcttagaccaggttgctcaaagccccatccagcctggccttgaatctTTCTAGAGTAggaacatccacagcctcactgggtaGCCAGTTCCAGTGTCTCAGTGCCCTCACactaaagaatttcttcctaatgtctagtctgaatctatcctcttccagtttaaaacaatttcccctcgtcctgttgCTGcatgcccttctaaaaagtccctctccagctttcctgtcagccccttcaggtactggaatgctGCTGTAAGGTTCTCtagagcattctcttctccaagctgaagagccccagctctctcagcatgtTCCCATAGGGGAAGTGCTGTAGCCCTCTGATTACCttggtggccctcctctggacctgctccaagatCTTGATGTTCTTCTTGTGTTGGAGGTCCTggaactggacgcagtactccaggtggggtctcatgagggcagagtagaggggcagaatcacctcccttgacctgctggtcatgcttctcttaaTGCAACctaggatacagttggccttgTGGGCTGCAAGCACGCATTGTTGGCTTGTGGTGAGTTTCATTATATGACACTTCCAAAACCTTCTCCTCAGGCCTGTTCTCAAGCTATTATCTGCTCAACCTGTGTCTGTGCTTAAGATTGCCCCAGAACAGGAGCTTCCATTTGGCCttcttgaacttcatgaggttagcgtgggcccacctctcaagcctgtctgGCTTGAGATgcatccctctggatggcagcccTTCTCTctagtgtgtcaactgcactgctcagcttagTGATATCTGCAaagttgctgagggtgcactcaatcccactatccatgtcacctacaaagatattaaatagtACCAGTCCCCgaggaatgccactcatcactggtctccGCTTGGATGCTGAGCAGTTGACTGCAACTCTGAGTGCAACCgtccaaccaattccttatctagtgagtggtccatccctcaaatccatttttctccaatttggtgaccaggatgtTGTATAAAACAGTTTGTTGCAACTTAATTTGATTTCTGTGTAGATATTTCCTGCCTGCCTAGGCAAAATGCTAAATTATATTAAATGAGTCTATTAGTTTCTTAAATTAGTATTATATCTCTGTGTTTTGAGTTAAAAAGGCAGAATGCAGTCTTAAAGCTTTGCTTCTAGAATGCTGTATTGTTCAGGAGACATGCAATAAGGCTTTTAGTCTTTTAAGAGAATCCTTGAGTAGTTAAACAGTAAAACAGTATGCATACTGTTTAATGTTGTTATTAAGTTTTAAAAGTAGCAGTATTTTAATGTAAGCTCACCTTAATTCTCATGTAAGTAAAGCTAGGCAAAGCAAAGAATGCTGCTGAAAATCTGAAGTGCCTGTGGAATGTTCTTCACTAGATGGCTTTTCACAACCACAGCACACCACAGGTGGAGGTGGAAACTGATTTGTTGAATTGATCTGagagtcttttttctttctgatttttttttttttcctaagcctCTGGGACAGGAGTACCATGACTGAAGTGAAGGCACTAAATGTTGCTATGTCTGTGAGCAGCATGGAGTATGTTCCAGAAGGGCAAATACTTGTGATAACCTATGGGAAGACTATTGCTTTTCATAGCGCGGAAACGTGAGTCCAAAACACAGAATCTTTTTGACTTGAGTTATAGGTTTCATTGTGAGTAAAACTGATAGTACAAGGCCAAGATCATGAAGCTGTTAGAACCGATGTCAGTTGATATCTTTGCCTACCGTGTTGTCAAAGGCAAAGTCCGAAACgactttccttttctaaaataGTGGTCCCTGACTGTCTGCAAGATGGTAGACTGTAATGGATATTAAATAAGATTTTCATCCAGAGTCCAATTTAGTGCTTTAAGAGAACTAATTTATTCAATTTCTATGATGTTTTAAAGCAAGTTGCATTCATAAATATGTACCAGAAAGTAGTTTGAAATGTGTGAACTTACTCTGTGTGTTTTGCTTATTCTGAACTTGTTGTTTCTAAACGTTATGAGCTTGACTTGCCAGTGTTAAAACTTGTTTTGGAAACTGCATgtgtcttctgtttttcttaaaagcagctgtgattTGTAGAATAGCAGTTCCTTTGCTTTCAGGACCTTTTTTAaagtaactgtttttttttctttctcctccctcagTCTAGAGCAGATTAAATCATTTGAAGCACCTGCTACAATCAATTCTGCATCCCTTCACCCAGAGAAAGAATGTTTGGTTGCAGGTGGTGAAGATTTTAAACTCTATAAATATGACTATAACACAGGAGAAGAACTAGGTATGTTTGACTTCAATACTAAAAAACAAGTTCTAAGTATTAGTTAAATGACGTAGTGGCTAATGAATTAAACTTGCAGAGCATGCTGTGCTACAAACTTATTTGACTACAAGATAATGTAAGGTAAGTAGTCAGTTAAGAGGCTTTGTCCTTTGTTAGTATACCTAATGTTACTCTTGTAGGTCTAATTAAAGTCTCTGCTAAACAGCTCTGTagctattaggaaaaaaaaaagttgagtcATCCCATACTGCTGCAATAGCAAACTATATGTTAGCTTAAATGTCATACTGTAGCATTCATTATGTCTAATGAGTCACAGTTACTGAATTGTTTTAATGCTGGCCatatacaatttattttaagGTGTACTTTCATCTGTTGCTCCTATCTTCATTTAAGATTATGTAGATGTATGTGTAGTAAGTGATTGAAGAATGTTGGcttttttgtaattttgcctATAATAATTAAATGCCTGTATTCTTGCATTTAATTCAGGTAACATTAACACTTTATGTTGTGGGGATACTAATTATTAGAAATGTTGTATCAAAAATAAAGTACTGGAGAAGTTCCCTCTATCcatattttgtttctccttctaATCAGTTTTTACTCACTTATTTCTGCTGTTGCCTGAAGTATTGAGGCCAATAATTTCAAACATTCTCTTATAGAATCTTACAAAGGGCACTTTGGTCCAATTCACTGTGTGAGATTTAGCCCTGACGGGGAGTTATATGCCAGTGGCTCAGAGGATGGTACGTTAAGGCTGTGGCAGACAACAGTAGGGAAAACCTATGGTCTTTGGAAGTGTGTAGTTCCTGGtaagtgtgtgtgtttttgttttccttttcctggtgTTACTTGGCTGCTTCATTCAGAAATCTTAGTAGTAATATAAATTGCAAACATCATCTGAATTTGTTATGGTATCTCTGCTGTCATTTGGCATCTTCATAGCCACTCAAATCTGTTGGGTTTAAAGTTTTACTTCTGTAGCTGTCATTTAAGCAATTTAAATGTGAGCTTAATGAATATAGGCACTTTGTATCAAATTACTTGTATAGCCTCAAATCTTCATGTTACAGAGCAAGAGgtatgaaataattttgtgaATACTTAGGATAAGAATCCGTagaaggggagggaggtggTATATAAGCTTTCTCTGTACTTTAGTGttctggggggggagggagctTGGCCAGACAGTGCTTAGAAAACTGCAAACAAGTAACAATTGATGGAATTGCTTATCCTGCTCTATCTCCTCAACACTACATAAGTggggaatcttttttttttttttctgggttttcAGAATGAAACCCACTTTTCACTCTGGGTTGAGTGGAAGTGAAGGCactaaccattttttttctcctctctacAGAAGAGGAgaatgcagaagcagcaaaagcaaGGACCACCCTTCCAGGAACTGCAGAGGAGGAAATAGGTAATACATTGAACTGCCAACTTTAAGACTACTTTAGTAGGGAAGAGTTAACTTTTTTCCAAGTACCTTCTGGCATTTTTCACTCCTCTCAAAAGATCTTTGAGCATGTTTTTCTAGAAAACTGTATGTTAAGTGTCAAAATAGTGACTAGAGCTGTGTGATCTTGCAAACTTAACAGATATGGTAGAAAAACCTGAATTGGgtaagtgaaaaagaaaactaaattgGTCTTTAAGACATCACTGCAGCATTCTTTGGTTTATATATGtaaattgattttctttctttaactgcAGAAGAAGTTGCCTCTGAAAACTCAGATTCAGTGTACAGCTCAACTCCTGAAGTCAAGGCGTGATTATCTCAACTGTTATGCAACGTATGGACATACAAGACTAAATCAAGTGAGCAGTGATaaacagcagccttccagaGTGCACTCTCTACGTAAGGCAAAGATGGGCAGTAATTGATGAGAATGCAGTGGAACTGGCTAGGTGTTGTCTGTAAGAGAACTGAGTATCCAAAAAAGACAAGTAGTAGAGTTTTGCTATCTTTTTAGCATAACTGCCTACTGTCTTTTGAAAGAAGTGTGCAAGCCAAGATCCAGTCTCTCCAATTTCAATTAGACTCATTGTagtgtgttttctttattacagaaaaaaaatatggcttttacccttttttttttcctttaaagttGGAAGATTTGGCTTTAGTTGAAAAGGGGATTATGTACTAAAAGtattcagtttttgtttcattgtacACTGCTTCTGAATGTTTAACTGTTTTCAGTTGTCTAAATAAAATGCCTCTCAAAACTCCTAGCTTTACTGTTTAGCATTGGGTTCATGGAGTGGAAAAGCAGCCAAGTTAATGGTATAATACTTTCTAGCATCTGTTTTTGTACTATACAGAGGGAAAGCAATAAGAATGTTTTAGCGTTTGGTCCAGAGAGTGGCAAGTTTCTTGATACGTAAGCCTTGcatcattttattctttaacTTTTGAATGTAAAAGTGAGTCTCTAAATCAAAAGCATTGAGAACTCCTAAACTAAATGTACTGACTGAAATACGTGGTTGTACATGAAAATATCAGAGGTTGGCTGAGTTTGTAAAAAAATCTTGGGTTTAGTTCTCTAGACTGGATAAAAAAAGTTACACTCTCAAGGTCAAAACCCATACTTTcatcattaaagaaaatattgccATTCTTCTGCTTGTCACTTCCTTTAATGTTAATGCTGAAAGTTGCATAAGTTACtctttttgaaaaggaaaaacattacaTAAACATGTTCATATACTTTCCTGTTTTTTCATGTTGAGACTTGTCCTTAATCTTCTGATTCTTTCCCCAATGGCATCCAGTAATGttagaagaaaactgaagctTAACATTTGAAAACCTGAGTGTATTTTGAAACAGAGGTAATTCTGTCTAAGCATTAGAAAACACTTTGTCAGTGAGGGCAGTCAAATG of the Gallus gallus isolate bGalGal1 chromosome 1, bGalGal1.mat.broiler.GRCg7b, whole genome shotgun sequence genome contains:
- the STRAP gene encoding serine-threonine kinase receptor-associated protein → MAMRQTPLTCSGHTRPVVDLAFSGVTPYGYFLISACKDGKPMLRQGDTGDWIGTFLGHKGAVWGATLNKDATKAATAAADFTAKVWDAVSGDELITLAHKHIVKSVDFTQDSNYLLTGGQDKLLRIYDLSKPEAEPDVVSGHTSGIKKALWSSDDKQILSADDKTVRLWDRSTMTEVKALNVAMSVSSMEYVPEGQILVITYGKTIAFHSAETLEQIKSFEAPATINSASLHPEKECLVAGGEDFKLYKYDYNTGEELESYKGHFGPIHCVRFSPDGELYASGSEDGTLRLWQTTVGKTYGLWKCVVPEEENAEAAKARTTLPGTAEEEIEEVASENSDSVYSSTPEVKA